In Rubrobacter calidifluminis, the following proteins share a genomic window:
- a CDS encoding NAD-glutamate dehydrogenase — protein MLAKRKLLDELISHARGQLPREDLPQAGRFIRQYYEWASPEDLREHPPLDLYGAAVAHWKFAGRRKPGETRVRVYNPRFEDDGWQCTHTVVEIVADDMPFLVDSVRMEVNRQGFSVHLILHPIMRVLRDEEGRLLEILGPEEKSEGAIPESIMHVEVDRHTSPEALESLRSGLSRVLSDVRAAVEDWPAMREKVREAAESLKSGEPPATPEEVEEAHAFLEWLDADNFTFLGYREYGAKGEAIEGSGLGILREGREGNPDSLPAVEGRHPGLMTLTKASSRATVHRPSYMDYVGVRIFDGDGRVIGERRFLGLYTFSAYSASAMEIPIIRRKVREVLRRAGFPPASHNEKDLVEILETYPRDELFQISTEELFEISIGILHLQERQRVRMFARREEFGRFFSCLVFVPRDRYNTTTRQRMQEILKEAFGGTHVEYDVRLSESVLARLHFIVYTPPGREVPEYDPQETEERLAGAVRSWTDDLYDALVEQCGEEEGVELFRRYRDAFPPGYRAGFLARAAVGDIRSIEDLASEEDIGMSLYHPLEEPDDFLGFKLFKKGEQIPLSRVMPLLENMGVEVVDERPHRVEPAGEEQVWIHDFGLVHRSGEDLRSARTKRLFQECFARVLRGEAENDGLNRLVLLAGLSWREISMLRAYCKYLRQTGTTFSQRYMEDTLADNPHVARLLVSLFEHRFDPEDATREEAAARLQERIEEELEEVASLDEDRILRSFLHLILATLRTNYFQKDAAGKERSYLSFKFDPSRVPDLPLPRPRFEIFVYSPRMEGVHLRGGEVARGGIRHSDRREDFRTEILGLMKAQMVKNAVIVPVGAKGGFVVKRPPDDGDRDAMRREAVECYSTLIRGMLDLTDNLSDGRVVPPPDVVRYDGDDTYLVVAADKGTATFSDIANEISREYGFWLGDAFASGGKTGYDHKEMGITAKGAWESVKRHFRELGKDIQREDFTVVGIGDMSGDVFGNGMLQSEHICLVGAFDHRHIFLDPDPDPERSYAERKRLFEMPRSSWDDYDRSVISEGGGVFPRTAKSIPLSPETRRLLGVEEERLTPNEVISALLRAEVDLLFNGGIGTYVKASDETNAEVGDRSNDAVRVDARELRCRVVGEGGNLGFTQRGRIEYALAGGRIYMDAIDNSAGVDTSDHEVNIKILLDSVVEAGDMTEKQRNDLLAGMTDEVARLVLLHNYRQTQAINNSLAQAASMADVHARYIRALDSSGRLDRKLEFLPDDEEIAERRSHGLGLTAPEIAIVLSYTKLTLYQDILASELPDDPHLMQELEEYFPTQLRERFRERMRRHRLRREIIATSLVNGMVNRCGTTFAYRLGDETGASPAEIARAYVAAREIFDTDRVWEEIEALDNVVGTGIQTRMFLDVRRLVERATRWLLRNRRPLDINQTVRRFSGGVSELYERVPELMPSEERVELEREVEELRGAGVPEYLARRVAISNVMSSALDIVDAASEHDESVSDVASAYLTLGDRLRLHWLRRHIEILPRDNRWRTLARAALRDDLYLQQAMLTAAVLSDTPKSLPAPQRVDRWIETNREPVERTLQVLRDINSSGTFDLSTLPVALREVRNMITSSGSTPRA, from the coding sequence ATGCTCGCCAAACGGAAACTTCTCGATGAGCTGATCTCGCACGCCCGGGGGCAGCTTCCGCGGGAGGATCTCCCGCAGGCCGGACGGTTCATAAGGCAGTACTACGAGTGGGCTTCCCCCGAAGACCTAAGGGAGCATCCGCCCCTGGACCTCTACGGGGCGGCGGTCGCACACTGGAAGTTCGCCGGCCGCCGCAAACCCGGGGAGACCAGGGTACGCGTGTACAATCCCCGATTCGAGGACGACGGCTGGCAGTGCACCCACACCGTCGTCGAGATAGTCGCCGACGACATGCCCTTCCTCGTCGACTCCGTCCGAATGGAGGTGAACAGGCAGGGCTTCTCCGTCCACCTCATCCTGCACCCCATCATGCGGGTGCTGCGGGACGAGGAGGGCCGGCTGCTGGAGATCCTGGGACCAGAAGAGAAGAGCGAGGGCGCCATTCCAGAGTCGATCATGCACGTGGAAGTCGACCGGCACACCTCACCCGAGGCGCTGGAGTCCCTGCGCAGCGGCCTGTCCCGCGTGCTTTCGGACGTCAGGGCGGCGGTGGAGGACTGGCCCGCGATGCGCGAGAAGGTGCGCGAAGCGGCGGAGAGCCTGAAGAGCGGAGAACCGCCCGCGACCCCCGAAGAGGTCGAGGAGGCCCATGCGTTCCTGGAGTGGCTCGACGCCGACAACTTCACCTTCCTGGGTTACAGGGAGTACGGGGCGAAAGGAGAGGCCATCGAAGGCTCCGGGCTCGGCATCCTGCGCGAGGGACGGGAAGGCAACCCGGACAGCCTGCCCGCCGTGGAGGGACGGCATCCCGGCCTCATGACGCTCACCAAAGCGAGCTCGCGTGCGACGGTCCATCGGCCCTCGTACATGGACTATGTGGGCGTGAGGATCTTCGACGGGGACGGCCGGGTGATCGGGGAGCGGCGCTTCCTCGGGCTCTACACCTTCTCCGCCTACAGCGCGAGCGCGATGGAGATCCCGATCATACGCCGCAAGGTGCGGGAGGTGTTGCGGAGGGCGGGCTTCCCTCCGGCGAGCCACAACGAGAAGGATCTGGTGGAGATCCTGGAGACCTACCCCCGCGACGAGCTCTTCCAGATCTCCACGGAAGAACTCTTCGAGATCTCGATAGGCATCCTGCACCTGCAGGAGCGGCAGCGGGTGCGCATGTTCGCCCGGCGCGAGGAGTTCGGTCGTTTCTTCTCGTGTCTGGTCTTCGTGCCCCGGGATCGATACAACACCACGACCCGCCAGCGGATGCAGGAAATCCTCAAGGAGGCCTTCGGGGGCACGCACGTCGAGTACGACGTCAGGCTCTCGGAGTCGGTCCTGGCGCGGCTGCACTTCATCGTCTACACCCCGCCGGGCAGAGAGGTCCCGGAGTACGATCCGCAGGAGACAGAAGAACGCCTCGCCGGCGCCGTACGCTCGTGGACGGACGACCTCTACGACGCCCTCGTCGAGCAGTGCGGCGAGGAGGAGGGGGTGGAGCTGTTCCGCCGCTACCGGGACGCCTTCCCGCCCGGCTACCGGGCGGGATTCCTCGCCCGCGCCGCCGTGGGCGACATCCGCAGCATCGAAGATCTCGCCTCCGAAGAGGACATTGGGATGAGCCTCTACCACCCGCTGGAGGAACCCGATGACTTCCTCGGATTCAAGCTCTTCAAGAAGGGCGAGCAGATCCCGCTCTCCCGGGTGATGCCGCTACTCGAGAACATGGGGGTGGAGGTCGTCGACGAGAGGCCGCACCGGGTGGAGCCCGCGGGCGAAGAGCAGGTCTGGATCCACGACTTCGGCCTCGTGCACCGATCCGGCGAGGATCTGAGGTCCGCCCGGACCAAGCGGCTCTTCCAGGAGTGCTTCGCGCGCGTCCTGCGCGGGGAGGCCGAGAACGACGGGCTCAACCGGCTGGTGCTCCTCGCCGGGCTCTCGTGGCGCGAGATCTCGATGCTCAGGGCCTACTGCAAGTATCTACGCCAGACGGGGACCACCTTCAGCCAGCGCTACATGGAGGACACCCTGGCGGACAACCCGCACGTCGCCCGGCTCCTCGTCTCCCTCTTCGAGCACCGCTTCGACCCGGAGGATGCGACAAGGGAGGAGGCGGCGGCGAGGCTCCAGGAACGGATAGAGGAAGAGCTCGAGGAGGTCGCGAGCCTCGACGAGGACCGCATCCTGCGCAGTTTTCTGCACCTCATCCTTGCGACCCTACGCACCAACTACTTCCAGAAGGACGCCGCGGGCAAAGAGAGATCTTACCTCTCTTTCAAGTTCGATCCCTCGCGCGTCCCGGACCTCCCGCTCCCGAGGCCGCGCTTCGAGATCTTCGTCTACTCGCCCCGCATGGAGGGGGTCCACCTGCGCGGCGGTGAGGTCGCCCGGGGCGGCATCCGGCACTCCGACCGCCGGGAGGACTTCCGCACCGAGATCCTCGGGCTGATGAAGGCCCAGATGGTCAAGAACGCCGTCATAGTCCCGGTCGGGGCCAAGGGAGGTTTCGTCGTCAAGCGACCACCCGACGACGGCGACCGGGACGCGATGCGGCGCGAGGCCGTCGAATGCTACAGCACGCTCATACGGGGCATGCTCGACCTCACCGACAACCTCTCCGACGGCCGGGTCGTCCCGCCCCCCGACGTGGTGCGCTACGACGGCGACGACACCTACCTCGTCGTTGCGGCGGACAAGGGCACGGCGACCTTCTCGGACATCGCCAACGAGATCTCCCGGGAGTACGGCTTCTGGCTCGGCGACGCCTTCGCCTCCGGCGGCAAGACCGGCTACGACCACAAGGAGATGGGGATCACGGCGAAAGGTGCGTGGGAGTCGGTCAAGCGCCACTTCCGCGAGCTGGGCAAGGACATCCAGAGGGAAGACTTCACCGTGGTCGGCATCGGGGACATGTCGGGGGACGTCTTCGGCAACGGCATGCTCCAGAGCGAGCACATCTGCCTGGTCGGGGCCTTCGACCACCGGCACATCTTCCTCGACCCCGACCCGGACCCGGAGCGCAGCTACGCCGAGCGCAAACGCCTCTTCGAGATGCCCCGCTCCTCGTGGGACGACTACGACCGCTCGGTCATCTCCGAGGGCGGAGGCGTCTTCCCGAGGACGGCCAAGTCCATCCCCCTCTCCCCCGAAACCCGGAGGCTCCTCGGGGTCGAAGAGGAACGCCTGACCCCGAACGAGGTGATAAGCGCCCTGCTCAGGGCCGAGGTGGACCTGCTCTTCAACGGCGGGATAGGCACCTACGTAAAGGCCTCCGACGAGACCAACGCCGAGGTCGGAGACCGCTCCAATGACGCGGTGCGGGTCGACGCCCGCGAGCTCAGGTGCCGAGTCGTCGGGGAGGGCGGCAACCTGGGCTTCACCCAGCGCGGGAGGATCGAATACGCGCTCGCGGGCGGCAGGATCTACATGGATGCCATAGACAACTCCGCCGGAGTGGACACCTCCGACCACGAGGTGAACATAAAGATCCTGCTCGACTCGGTGGTCGAGGCCGGAGACATGACCGAGAAGCAGCGCAACGATCTCCTCGCCGGGATGACCGACGAGGTGGCCCGGCTCGTGCTCCTGCACAACTACCGCCAGACGCAGGCGATAAACAACTCGCTCGCCCAGGCTGCCTCGATGGCCGATGTGCACGCCCGCTATATCCGGGCGCTGGATTCGTCCGGAAGGCTGGACCGGAAGCTCGAGTTCCTACCTGACGACGAGGAGATAGCAGAGCGCCGCTCCCACGGACTCGGGTTGACCGCACCCGAGATCGCGATCGTTCTTTCCTACACCAAGCTCACACTTTACCAGGACATCCTGGCTTCCGAGTTGCCGGACGACCCCCACCTCATGCAGGAGCTGGAGGAGTACTTCCCCACCCAACTGCGCGAGCGATTCAGGGAACGGATGCGCCGCCACCGGCTGCGCCGCGAGATCATCGCGACCAGCCTGGTGAACGGCATGGTCAACCGCTGCGGCACCACCTTCGCCTACCGGCTCGGCGACGAAACCGGAGCGTCCCCGGCAGAGATCGCCCGCGCGTACGTGGCGGCCCGGGAGATCTTCGACACGGACCGGGTGTGGGAGGAGATAGAGGCGCTGGACAACGTCGTCGGGACCGGGATCCAGACGCGGATGTTCCTCGACGTCAGACGGCTGGTCGAGCGCGCGACGCGCTGGCTCTTGCGCAACCGGCGCCCCCTGGACATCAACCAGACGGTGCGCAGGTTCTCCGGCGGCGTCTCGGAGCTCTACGAACGTGTGCCGGAGCTGATGCCGAGCGAGGAGCGGGTAGAGCTGGAGCGGGAGGTCGAGGAGCTGCGCGGCGCAGGTGTCCCGGAATACCTGGCCAGGAGAGTGGCCATCTCGAACGTGATGTCCTCCGCGCTGGACATAGTAGACGCGGCCTCGGAGCACGACGAGTCGGTGTCGGACGTCGCCTCGGCCTACCTCACCCTCGGCGACCGGCTGAGGCTGCACTGGCTGCGCAGGCACATAGAGATCCTACCCCGAGACAACCGCTGGCGGACCCTCGCGCGAGCAGCGCTGCGCGACGACCTCTACCTGCAGCAGGCGATGCTGACCGCCGCTGTCCTCTCCGATACACCGAAGAGCCTGCCCGCTCCGCAGAGGGTCGATCGCTGGATAGAGACTAATCGGGAGCCGGTGGAGAGAACCCTGCAGGTACTGCGGGACATAAACTCGAGCGGCACCTTCGACCTCTCGACGCTGCCGGTGGCGCTGCGCGAGGTGCGCAACATGATCACGTCCTCGGGTTCCACGCCTCGTGCCTGA
- the pgsA gene encoding CDP-diacylglycerol--glycerol-3-phosphate 3-phosphatidyltransferase, producing MTFANQLTLARLVAVVPVMVALYLPFPFARTIALILYVGALLTDYFDGIAARRSNKVTGFGKLMDSIADKALISSVFFVLVDKSLMESWMAAVMVIREFAVTGFRMAALEGGEVIAANSWGKAKMNAQSLGVFLLLLAYAHIGPWRTLTQVGWWVMFAAVILTLLSGWSYLRDAPRILSVQARRDQRL from the coding sequence ATGACCTTTGCGAACCAGCTCACTCTGGCACGACTGGTGGCGGTGGTGCCCGTCATGGTGGCTCTGTACCTGCCGTTCCCCTTCGCGCGGACCATCGCGCTGATCTTGTACGTCGGAGCCCTCCTGACCGACTACTTCGATGGCATCGCGGCGCGCCGGAGCAACAAGGTCACCGGCTTCGGCAAGCTCATGGACTCCATAGCAGACAAGGCCCTCATCTCCTCCGTGTTCTTCGTGCTGGTCGACAAGAGCCTCATGGAGTCCTGGATGGCCGCGGTGATGGTCATCCGGGAGTTTGCGGTCACCGGTTTCAGGATGGCGGCTCTGGAGGGGGGAGAGGTCATAGCAGCGAACAGCTGGGGGAAGGCCAAGATGAACGCGCAGAGCCTCGGTGTCTTTCTTTTGCTCCTGGCCTACGCGCATATCGGACCGTGGCGGACCCTTACGCAGGTGGGCTGGTGGGTGATGTTCGCCGCGGTGATCCTGACGCTGCTCTCAGGATGGTCCTACCTCAGGGATGCTCCCAGGATCCTCTCCGTGCAGGCTCGCAGGGATCAGAGGCTGTAG
- a CDS encoding NAD(P)/FAD-dependent oxidoreductase, whose translation MNNLLKGGLALGGMALAAGGLKWALSSEPRYAPWEKPRFADFENRVLILGGGFGGYNVAKSICELTRKRDDIGVMVISRENYLTFWPMVPGVVSSDVGVRNIAQPLRRTLIRLGASFRRAEIEDVNFEKKTVTADGHQFPYDHLVFALGAEPNFFGIPGVEEHALPMKGISDAVRIRNRVIERFEQAVLEGDELPESALTFVVIGAGATGVETAAQLHVLIHEVLAQEYPNVNPNRFRIMLLDALPNILPELDAGLRRVARGQLAARNIEVMTNAMAEEVTEDCVRLKDGREIHTQNVIWTAGARPNSLVERLGLPLVQRTKGIKVDEYLRVEGFRNVWALGDNATIPNPDDGFVPPNAQAAVKEGKHLAKNILAAIDGRELKPFKYRSQGQLIDLGSHFAVNDVFGVKFSGRLASLFWRGAYLVRLDSPQGRVRQAFDWALEYFAHPTVAQIRDYQAAE comes from the coding sequence ATGAACAACCTTTTGAAGGGAGGGCTTGCTCTGGGTGGTATGGCTCTGGCTGCGGGCGGTCTGAAGTGGGCGTTGAGCTCCGAACCTCGCTACGCTCCATGGGAGAAGCCGCGCTTTGCAGACTTCGAGAATCGGGTTCTGATCCTGGGTGGGGGTTTCGGCGGATATAACGTCGCCAAGAGCATCTGTGAGCTGACCCGCAAGCGGGACGACATCGGCGTGATGGTTATCTCCCGCGAGAACTACCTCACGTTCTGGCCGATGGTACCCGGCGTCGTATCGAGTGACGTCGGCGTGAGAAACATCGCACAGCCCCTGCGGAGGACTCTGATCCGCCTGGGGGCCAGCTTCCGCCGGGCGGAGATCGAAGACGTGAACTTCGAGAAGAAGACCGTGACCGCCGACGGGCACCAATTCCCCTACGACCATCTGGTCTTCGCACTCGGAGCCGAGCCCAACTTCTTCGGGATCCCGGGTGTCGAGGAGCATGCTCTGCCGATGAAGGGGATAAGCGACGCTGTACGCATCCGCAACCGGGTAATAGAGCGCTTCGAGCAGGCCGTGCTCGAGGGGGACGAGCTGCCGGAGAGCGCGCTCACCTTCGTCGTCATCGGGGCTGGGGCGACCGGTGTCGAGACGGCAGCACAGCTGCACGTCCTCATCCACGAGGTGCTCGCCCAGGAGTACCCGAACGTCAACCCCAACCGGTTCAGGATAATGCTCCTCGACGCGCTGCCGAACATCCTCCCCGAGCTCGACGCCGGGCTGCGGCGGGTCGCGCGGGGCCAGCTCGCCGCCCGCAACATAGAGGTCATGACCAACGCCATGGCCGAGGAGGTCACCGAAGACTGTGTGCGTCTGAAGGACGGGCGAGAGATACACACCCAGAACGTGATCTGGACCGCCGGTGCCCGGCCGAACTCGCTGGTCGAGAGGCTCGGGCTACCGCTGGTGCAGAGAACCAAGGGTATAAAGGTCGACGAGTATCTGCGGGTCGAGGGGTTCAGGAACGTCTGGGCGCTCGGAGACAACGCGACCATCCCCAACCCTGACGACGGTTTCGTGCCGCCGAACGCCCAGGCGGCGGTCAAGGAGGGCAAGCACCTGGCCAAGAACATCCTCGCCGCGATCGACGGCCGGGAGCTCAAGCCGTTCAAGTATCGTTCGCAGGGACAGCTCATAGACCTCGGGAGCCACTTCGCCGTCAATGACGTCTTCGGGGTCAAGTTCAGCGGCCGGCTGGCCTCGCTGTTCTGGCGCGGAGCCTACCTGGTGCGTCTCGACAGCCCGCAGGGCCGGGTCAGGCAGGCCTTCGACTGGGCGCTCGAGTACTTCGCGCATCCCACGGTCGCCCAGATTCGGGACTATCAGGCCGCGGAGTAG
- a CDS encoding secondary thiamine-phosphate synthase enzyme YjbQ, with translation MKTTRIPVRTSRRYQLVSITDEVRRAVRQSGVEEGFCIVSSGHTTAAVTLNEDYDPDVPEDLAAACRALLGALEVNFRHAEGNSDSHFLTSLFGTSQYLTVSGGEPELGRWQGVFLAEFDGPRERVVRVAVGEA, from the coding sequence TTGAAGACGACCAGGATCCCGGTGCGTACGAGCCGCCGCTACCAGCTCGTCTCCATAACCGACGAGGTGCGGCGGGCGGTGCGGCAGTCCGGTGTCGAGGAGGGGTTCTGCATCGTCTCCTCCGGGCACACCACGGCCGCGGTCACGCTGAACGAAGATTACGACCCCGACGTTCCCGAGGATCTCGCCGCGGCCTGCCGGGCGTTGCTTGGGGCGCTTGAGGTGAACTTTCGGCACGCAGAGGGCAACAGCGACTCGCACTTTCTCACCAGCCTCTTCGGGACGAGCCAGTATCTCACCGTCAGTGGCGGCGAGCCCGAGCTCGGGCGCTGGCAGGGTGTTTTCCTCGCCGAGTTCGACGGCCCGAGAGAGAGGGTCGTGCGCGTCGCTGTGGGTGAGGCCTGA
- a CDS encoding DNA-3-methyladenine glycosylase family protein has product MEGGPASPGFAHLCGLRDPVMSRLVRAIGPLGEEARRRGRPEDAFGSLLRSIIGQQLSTRAAKSIYVRVTALFGGRVPTPGEVLERSAEELAACGISGRKIVYLKDLARRVIDGRLDFVELERVPDEEVRARITEVKGLGRWSADMFLIFHLHRPDVLPVGDLGIRRAVMRAYGLTGLPDLTQLEKIAHPWRPYRTLASLYLWESLEMEVLPPSCEEMMR; this is encoded by the coding sequence TTGGAAGGCGGGCCGGCCTCGCCGGGCTTCGCCCACCTGTGCGGGCTCCGGGATCCGGTGATGTCACGTCTGGTGCGGGCCATCGGGCCGCTCGGTGAGGAGGCCCGCCGGCGGGGGCGTCCGGAGGACGCCTTCGGTTCTCTACTGCGCTCCATAATCGGGCAGCAGCTCTCTACCCGGGCGGCGAAGAGCATCTACGTCAGGGTCACCGCGCTCTTCGGGGGGCGGGTACCGACGCCGGGAGAAGTGCTCGAGCGTTCGGCGGAGGAGCTGGCGGCCTGCGGGATCTCCGGACGCAAGATCGTCTATCTCAAGGATCTCGCGCGGCGAGTGATCGACGGCCGGCTGGACTTCGTGGAGCTCGAGCGGGTTCCGGACGAGGAGGTGCGTGCCCGCATTACGGAGGTGAAAGGCCTGGGGCGCTGGAGCGCGGACATGTTCCTGATCTTCCACCTGCACCGGCCCGACGTGCTGCCGGTAGGTGATCTGGGGATCCGCCGGGCCGTGATGCGGGCCTACGGGCTCACGGGGCTGCCGGATCTCACGCAGCTGGAGAAGATCGCCCACCCCTGGCGACCGTACAGGACGCTCGCCTCCCTCTACCTCTGGGAGTCGCTCGAGATGGAAGTTCTACCTCCTTCCTGTGAGGAGATGATGAGATAA
- a CDS encoding metal-sulfur cluster assembly factor, with protein sequence MLTEERVRDQLRNVIDPELGMDLVELGLVYDIGIHDEGRHVDVVFSLTSPMCPVGDMIQEQVENEVLSIEGVETVNAQLTFDPLWNPDMMSPAAKLFFGR encoded by the coding sequence GTGCTTACCGAAGAGCGTGTGAGGGATCAGCTCAGGAACGTCATAGACCCGGAGCTCGGGATGGATCTCGTCGAGCTCGGGCTCGTCTACGACATCGGGATCCACGACGAGGGGCGGCACGTGGACGTGGTATTTTCTCTGACGAGCCCGATGTGTCCGGTTGGGGACATGATCCAGGAGCAGGTAGAGAACGAGGTGCTCTCCATAGAGGGTGTGGAGACGGTAAACGCCCAGCTCACCTTCGATCCCCTCTGGAACCCGGACATGATGAGCCCCGCCGCCAAGCTCTTCTTCGGCCGGTAG
- a CDS encoding esterase/lipase family protein: MRGTRNFLWGALSVAFAVLVTLSFVQGTVWAATPSAGFLKRQGPAPPGANEPGCHPSPRHPEPVVLVPGTFESMAQNWAKLSPELAARGYCVYSLNYGVTAAGYSTGPIQQSASELRSFVNHVLRLTGARKVDIVGHSQGGMMPRYYIKFLGGAKKVDDLVALTPSNHGTKNPGAFTTGLLGCVACRQQMWGSPFLRRLNSGDETPGGVSYTVITTRYDDVVVPYTSAFLKGPASRVSNITIQDYYPLDTSDHLLIPYDERAYTFIFDALSHPGPARP, from the coding sequence ATGCGGGGAACGAGGAATTTTTTGTGGGGTGCTCTTTCGGTAGCCTTCGCGGTTCTGGTCACGCTGTCCTTCGTGCAGGGCACGGTCTGGGCGGCAACTCCTTCCGCGGGGTTCCTCAAGCGGCAGGGGCCGGCACCGCCAGGAGCGAACGAACCTGGGTGTCACCCGAGCCCCCGGCACCCCGAGCCGGTGGTGCTCGTTCCGGGGACGTTCGAGAGCATGGCGCAGAACTGGGCGAAGCTCTCCCCGGAGCTTGCGGCGCGCGGTTACTGCGTATACTCGCTGAACTACGGGGTGACGGCGGCGGGGTACTCGACAGGGCCTATACAGCAGTCGGCGAGCGAGCTGCGGAGCTTCGTCAACCACGTGCTCCGTCTGACGGGGGCGCGCAAGGTGGACATCGTGGGGCACAGCCAGGGCGGGATGATGCCCCGCTACTACATCAAGTTCCTCGGCGGGGCGAAGAAGGTGGACGACCTGGTCGCGCTCACCCCATCGAACCACGGGACGAAGAACCCGGGAGCCTTTACCACCGGTCTGCTCGGTTGCGTAGCCTGCCGGCAGCAGATGTGGGGCTCGCCGTTCCTGCGCAGGCTCAACAGCGGGGACGAGACGCCGGGAGGTGTCTCCTACACGGTGATCACGACCAGATACGACGATGTGGTGGTTCCGTACACCTCGGCCTTTCTGAAGGGGCCGGCTTCGCGGGTCTCGAACATAACCATCCAGGACTACTACCCGCTCGACACCTCGGACCACCTCCTGATTCCCTACGACGAGAGAGCCTACACCTTCATCTTCGACGCGCTCTCCCACCCGGGACCGGCGAGGCCCTGA
- a CDS encoding inositol-3-phosphate synthase gives MGAARKISPAEGRLGVLMPGMGAVATTFMAGVELIKKGFGDPVGSLTQLGTIRLGKRTEERNPKIKEFVPLAELGDLVFGGWDAFPDDAYEAAVVAGVLEKEHLNTVRDELKRVRPWPAVFDERYVGRLEATHRKRYSSLREAAEQVREDIRRFKRENGLERVVMISCASTEAYLQVQDVHTTVEAFERGLDESSPAISPAMIYAYAAIMEGVPYANGSPSLAVDIPALVQLATERGVPIAGKDYKTGQTWMKTVVAPGIKARMLGMEGWFSTNILGNRDGEVLDAPENLKSKEVSKLSVLDYILQPDVYPELYGKLSHLVKINYYPPRGDAKEGWDNIDIFGWLGYPMQIKINFLARDSILAAPIVLDLALFLDLAQRASMGGIQEWLSFYFKSPMVPPELYPEHDLFIQLMKLKNTLRTIMGEEVIHHTGLDYYED, from the coding sequence ATGGGTGCAGCGAGGAAGATAAGTCCTGCGGAGGGCAGGCTCGGAGTTTTGATGCCCGGGATGGGTGCGGTGGCGACGACGTTCATGGCGGGGGTCGAGCTGATAAAGAAAGGGTTTGGTGATCCGGTTGGCTCTCTGACGCAGCTTGGCACGATCAGGCTCGGCAAGCGCACCGAGGAACGGAACCCGAAGATAAAGGAGTTCGTGCCGCTGGCGGAGTTGGGGGATCTCGTCTTCGGCGGGTGGGATGCATTCCCTGACGACGCCTATGAGGCTGCCGTGGTCGCGGGGGTGCTGGAGAAAGAGCATCTCAACACAGTGCGGGACGAGCTCAAGCGGGTGAGACCATGGCCGGCGGTCTTCGACGAGCGTTACGTGGGGAGGCTTGAGGCGACGCACAGGAAGCGCTACTCCTCTCTCAGGGAGGCTGCCGAGCAGGTGAGGGAGGACATAAGGCGCTTCAAGCGGGAGAACGGGCTTGAACGGGTGGTGATGATCAGCTGTGCCTCGACCGAGGCCTACCTGCAGGTGCAGGACGTCCACACCACCGTGGAGGCCTTCGAGAGGGGACTCGATGAGTCCAGCCCAGCCATCTCTCCGGCGATGATCTACGCCTACGCGGCGATCATGGAGGGGGTGCCCTATGCCAATGGTTCGCCCTCTCTCGCGGTAGACATTCCGGCTCTGGTGCAGCTCGCCACCGAGCGGGGTGTTCCGATAGCGGGGAAGGACTACAAGACCGGACAGACCTGGATGAAGACGGTGGTGGCTCCCGGTATCAAGGCCAGGATGCTCGGGATGGAGGGCTGGTTCTCGACCAACATCCTCGGCAACCGCGACGGGGAGGTGCTCGACGCTCCGGAGAACCTCAAGAGCAAGGAAGTCTCGAAGCTCTCGGTCCTCGACTACATCCTTCAGCCCGACGTCTACCCCGAGCTCTACGGCAAACTCTCCCACCTGGTCAAGATCAACTACTACCCGCCGCGGGGTGATGCGAAGGAGGGCTGGGACAACATAGACATCTTCGGGTGGCTCGGCTACCCGATGCAGATAAAGATCAACTTCCTCGCCCGCGACTCGATCCTGGCGGCCCCGATCGTGCTCGACCTGGCACTCTTCCTCGACCTCGCGCAGCGGGCTTCGATGGGCGGCATCCAGGAGTGGCTCTCGTTCTACTTCAAGAGCCCGATGGTCCCGCCGGAGCTCTACCCGGAGCACGACCTCTTCATCCAGCTCATGAAGCTGAAGAATACCCTGCGCACGATCATGGGCGAAGAGGTCATCCACCACACGGGCCTCGACTACTACGAGGACTGA